Genomic segment of Bacteroidota bacterium:
ATCTCAATTTTCTCTTTTTCGGTTAGCTCTTTAAAGGTCCTATTTCCTGCTGATTTTTTAGACTCTTTCGTTTCTAACTCAATATCGTAGATACCTTTTATTTTCTTAAAAGGAATTCTAGGTTTTCTTGTAAAAACCGATGTTTTATTTCCGAATCCAATGTATCCTACACCAGGACTCATTCTACGTTTGTTTCCCTGCCTCATAAATTTGCCGATAGATAGAGTTTGCTATTGAGTTTTTTTTGGATTAAATTATTTTTTTAGTTTGAAATAGTTAGCTATTGGTTATCGTTTCTTTGCTGTTTCGCTAAGTTTTTTTTGATATGGCGTGTATGCGAACTTAGAAAGCTGAGCTAATTAGTCAATAGATGTTAAATATTGTTCAGCGGTCATTACAGGAATTTTTGAATTTTTAAAATCTTTTAAACTCCTTGTAATAATAATATCTTGATTATTCTCGAGAGCAGTATAGTACTGTATACCATCTTCAAAATCTTTAAACCCTTCATCATTTAATGCTAAGTCAACAACCTTATCGTCAAGTGACAATATTCGAACAAGAATTTTAAATTTTCTTAGAATATCTCTTGCACCATCTGCGGATTTCATTTTCGAGAGAATATAATTTGTATTCGCAAAAGTAAGAGAGCTGACTGTTAATTTTAATTTATGTTTATCTGCAAGAGAGAAAATTTTAGCAGCGCTGTCGTAAAACTCACCTCTTTTTGCTAAAAGATCAATAACAATAATTGTGTCAATTAGTAATTTACTCATTTGTATTTTTCTATTAAAAAGTCAGTATAGTCTTTTTTGTAGTCAAAGTTTTTGTCAAGTTTAATGACACCACTTAAACTCTCAACAAAAGGAGTAATTTCTATTTCTTTCGATCTATGTGATGTTAATGCAGACAAATAAGATTCAATAATTTTTGAGAGGCTTACTTTTTGAGATTTTGCATATTCTTTTGCCTTTTCAATTATTTCTTTGTCAACACTTAAAGTCAATTTTGTATCCATGTTAAAAATATTTACGTGTAAAAATAATAAATACACACGTATACTGCAAGTGCATACGTAGATAATTATAATTATTATACGGTTTTACTCCTGTGAGGTATTTAGTAAACAAACCTCAGTAATACTATTTAAACAATTAATGGTTTTAATCATAACTGTAAAAAAAATTAATTACAATACAAACTCTTTAACCCGCAATAACTATCATTATTAGAAATGATATTTATGTTTTCATTATTAGTATCTCAAAAAAAATACGCTTTTTATTTATACACAATTCTGATAATATTTACTTTAGCCGCCAATAAATCAGTAATTATTTTCTTTTACAAAACTATCTTTTATGACGAAATTTATTAGCGCAGCCTTACTTTTATTTGCTGTACTATTCAGCAGCTGTGGCAAACAAAGCGAAAGCACAGCTGTTATAACGGGATACTACCTCAGAGATGCATCAGGCAACGCAATGGGAATGGTAGAAGAACCAAATGTAAAACTCAACAACGGAATCAACGACCCCGAATACAAAATCAGCATAGGCTCCTACCCTAACCCTTTTAGACATATATGCAACATTTACACCAATAATCCATCGCCCGAAGTGCTTAAAAAAATCGTGGTAACAAAAGCCGAATTCAACAAAAGAGCATCTGTTAGCACTAACATGCCTGCCACTGCCGATGATATTGTTGGAGAAGTGTTAATTGAACAGGAATTTACAAACTCTTACTACAGTCTTGATTTTTCCGATCTTGAAACCGGCTATTACAGAGTGTACGTAGAAATAAACGGGGAACTGTTTTACGATAATCTTAAAAAAACAGACTAACCCTCCGACAAATTCACAAATCATAAATCCTTGCCCTGAGCGAAGTCGAAGGGATAAATCATATATCATAAATGCTAAACAGTTTCTTTGAAATAGAAAAACGCCAATCATCTTATAAAAAAGAAATTATTGGTGGGGCAACAACTTTCCTGACTATGGCTTACATAATATTTGTAAACCCGGGTATTTTAGGCGATGCCGGAATGGATAGAGGTGCGTTAATCACAGTAACTATTGCTGCATCTGTAATTGGTACATTATTAGCCGGTATTTGGGCCAGAGTTCCTTACGCTATGGCTCCCGGAATGGGATTAAACGCTTTTTTCACATATACTTTGGTTATTGGAAACGGTGTGAGCTGGGAAACAGCTTTAGGAGTTGTGTTTATTTCAGGGCTAATATTTCTTTTATTAACTATCACCGGAATCAGAACCAAAATAATCCATACAATACCCGTCTCTTTGCGTTTAGCAGTAGGAGCAGGTATTGGGTTATTTATATCCTTTATCGGGTTCAAAAACATGGGACTTGTTGTAGATAATCCTGATACTTTGGTTGGATTAGGAAAATTCACTCCTACCCTTTTAATTGGAATTACAGGTTTAATTATCACTGCTGTTCTTGAAGTGAGAAAAGTTAAAGGAGGAATTTTCTACGGTATAATTATTACAACTTTAATTGCATTGGCAGCTGGTCAGATTCAGGCTCCCGAATCATTTGTATCGCTCCCGCCTTCTATAGAACCATTATTATTTAAACTCGATATTATGTCGGCATTGAGTTATAGTTTGATCGGTGCGATATTCTCCTTTATGTTTGTTGACTTATTCGATTCTGTAGGAACAATTGTAGCCTGCTCTTACGAAGCCGGTTTTATTGACAAGGATGGAAAAGTTGAGCATGTTGACAAAATTCTTGAAGCCGATGCGGTTGCTTCTGTAACCGGAGCTTTATTAGGTACAAGTACAACTACTACATATATTGAGTCTGCCTCGGGTATAGCGAATGGTGCAAGAACAGGTTTTGCTTCTGTAGTAACTGCAGGATTATTTATACTTGCTTTATTCTTTGCTCCTCTTATTGGAATAGTGCCGGCTTACGCTACTGCTCCCGCATTAATTATTGTTGGAGTTTATATGTTTAAACACATCAGAGAGATTAACTTCGGCGATTTCACAGAAGCTATTCCGGCATTCTTTACAATTATATTAATGCCCCTGACTTTTAGTATATCAATAGGTCTGTCGTTCGGATTTATTTCATACGCATTGCTTAAACTTTCTGTTGGAAAAGCAAATGAAGTATCTTGGTTAATGTGGATTATTGCTGCCTTATCAATTTTAAACTTATACTTATCAGTATAATAGAAAAAAACTTACTATAAATTACAACTGGCTTCATCATATACTGATGAAGCCAGTTTTTTTTGAAACAAAAATGGCAAAACAATAATACCAAATGAATTTCAGAATGCTCTGTTAGATTTGAAATATAATTCTTTTTCACAAATTTAAAATTTCTTGCATAGCAGGGCTACGGAATAAATTTTAAATGAAGTGAAAATGGATTAGATGAAAAAGATATAGTGCATTTTGATCTTTATTTGGTATAATACCAAATTAGTACATTTAATAAAAAACAAAGTGATAAAAAGAATTGCAATATTGAGAGCTATAAATGTTGGTGGAAAAAGGAAAATTCTAATGGCTGATTTAAAAGTACTGTTTAAGGATTTGGAGTTCTGCGATATCAAAACTTATATTCAAAGTGGTAATGTTATTTTTAGTTCAATAAAAGAAATTACCGACAATGAGATTTCACAAAGAATTGAAAATGCTATTTCAGAAAAATACGAATTTGATGTTCCGGTGATTATAAGAAAAGTAAGTGAATTGGAACAAGTAATCTTAAGCAATTCATTTTATCAGGAAAAGGAGATTGATGTAAAAAAACTACACTTAACATTTCTAAAAGAAAAACCATCTTTAGAAAACCGGTTAAAAACAGAAGCCTATGATTATAGCCCCGATAAGTTTGTAATCAATGATAAA
This window contains:
- a CDS encoding PIN domain-containing protein produces the protein MSKLLIDTIIVIDLLAKRGEFYDSAAKIFSLADKHKLKLTVSSLTFANTNYILSKMKSADGARDILRKFKILVRILSLDDKVVDLALNDEGFKDFEDGIQYYTALENNQDIIITRSLKDFKNSKIPVMTAEQYLTSID
- a CDS encoding DUF6364 family protein — translated: MDTKLTLSVDKEIIEKAKEYAKSQKVSLSKIIESYLSALTSHRSKEIEITPFVESLSGVIKLDKNFDYKKDYTDFLIEKYK
- a CDS encoding NCS2 family permease; its protein translation is MLNSFFEIEKRQSSYKKEIIGGATTFLTMAYIIFVNPGILGDAGMDRGALITVTIAASVIGTLLAGIWARVPYAMAPGMGLNAFFTYTLVIGNGVSWETALGVVFISGLIFLLLTITGIRTKIIHTIPVSLRLAVGAGIGLFISFIGFKNMGLVVDNPDTLVGLGKFTPTLLIGITGLIITAVLEVRKVKGGIFYGIIITTLIALAAGQIQAPESFVSLPPSIEPLLFKLDIMSALSYSLIGAIFSFMFVDLFDSVGTIVACSYEAGFIDKDGKVEHVDKILEADAVASVTGALLGTSTTTTYIESASGIANGARTGFASVVTAGLFILALFFAPLIGIVPAYATAPALIIVGVYMFKHIREINFGDFTEAIPAFFTIILMPLTFSISIGLSFGFISYALLKLSVGKANEVSWLMWIIAALSILNLYLSV
- a CDS encoding DUF1697 domain-containing protein; this translates as MIKRIAILRAINVGGKRKILMADLKVLFKDLEFCDIKTYIQSGNVIFSSIKEITDNEISQRIENAISEKYEFDVPVIIRKVSELEQVILSNSFYQEKEIDVKKLHLTFLKEKPSLENRLKTEAYDYSPDKFVINDKNVFIFCDGKYHQSKLTNNFFENKLKVSATTRNWKTVLKLLELSKTN